From Penaeus vannamei isolate JL-2024 chromosome 37, ASM4276789v1, whole genome shotgun sequence, one genomic window encodes:
- the LOC113804832 gene encoding keratin-associated protein 16-1 encodes MWISGMDMAGMRSLLPALLLGILVSFACPSCAQLLPPASNVISWKRPDCPAIPACNLPCVLTLGADNCLSCECQPLTCPADCHEALGPKGCVDCDCGETPSHCPPVPTCSPPCTLKRAAENCFECHCGQTRPADCPAERKCELPCLLAPLPDNWEGCFCPNPIEKVCPEVEVCKPPCTTLLEPDGCLKCHCPQVCPRRECKPPCRPFVKSNGCLDCDCQACEPVKHCPISCPIKKISKGCYYCDCPPCQPVGECHPLCCPKYDFQGCKVCDCPHCPPVTNCSAECTVSKKNNGCDYCDCSTCKPLTNCPDDCPKIKDERNCDVCGCPVCKPLAHCPTNCSVEKDENGCDICKCPECNQVHCDSSCTVTKDTMGCDECTCSFCQPVTECPSNCSVIKDSNGCEVCHCLICQPLSHCPENCEIKNKNGCNECFCPDCQPIQYCPDGCPRKLNENGCEVCDCPACKPVVNCPDQCDIVKSSVGCDVCYCPLCQPLLDCPHECSTKTDGNECDVCDCPLCEPVRNCSPSCQMKKDSKGCDICFCPVCQPLTNCPDNCNVVTDIDGCQKCKCKLCQPIKDCPGNCSVKVDEIGCNVCDCPEYQEEIQCPENCQIAVSAGGYKHCNCKVCQPVESCLPHCRREIDESGCEVCNCGLKFIEHGL; translated from the coding sequence ACTGCCCCGCAATACCTGCCTGCAACCTGCCCTGTGTGCTGACTCTGGGTGCTGACAACTGCCTTTCCTGTGAGTGTCAACCCCTCACGTGTCCAGCTGACTGCCATGAGGCCCTCGGCCCTAAAGGCTGTGTTGATTGTGACTGTGGTGAAACACCCTCCCACTGCCCTCCGGTTCCTACTTGCTCGCCTCCTTGCACGCTAAAGAGGGCAGCCGAAAACTGCTTTGAGTGTCATTGTGGTCAGACTCGTCCTGCAGACTGTCCTGCTGAACGTAAATGCGAACTACCTTGTCTCTTGGCTCCTCTCCCAGATAACTGGGAGGGATGTTTCTGCCCAAATCCCATAGAGAAGGTATGTCCCGAAGTCGAAGTGTGCAAGCCTCCTTGTACCACCTTGCTGGAGCCAGATGGGTGTCTTAAGTGCCATTGTCCACAAGTTTGTCCACGCAGGGAATGCAAACCACCGTGCAGGCCTTTTGTAAAGTCAAATGGCTGCCTAGATTGTGACTGCCAAGCTTGTGAACCTGTAAAACATTGCCCTATATCCTGTCCCATCAAGAAAATCAGTAAAGGATGCTATTACTGTGACTGCCCCCCTTGCCAGCCAGTTGGTGAGTGTCATCCACTCTGTTGCCCTAAGTATGACTTCCAAGGATGCAAGGTGTGCGATTGTCCACACTGCCCGCCGGTCACAAACTGCTCTGCTGAATGCACTGTGAGTAAGAAGAACAATGGCTGTGATTACTGCGACTGTTCAACATGCAAGCCTCTGACGAATTGTCCCGATGACTGTCCAAAGATAAAAGACGAAAGGAATTGTGATGTTTGTGGCTGTCCTGTGTGTAAGCCATTGGCACATTGCCCGACTAACTGTTCTGTAGAGAAAGACGAGAATGGATGTGACATCTGCAAGTGCCCCGAGTGCAACCAAGTGCACTGTGATTCTTCCTGCACAGTTACAAAGGATACCATGGGGTGTGATGAATGTACTTGCTCTTTCTGCCAGCCTGTCACTGAGTGCCCCAGTAATTGTTCTGTCATAAAAGACAGCAATGGTTGTGAAGTATGCCATTGTTTAATTTGCCAGCCGTTATCACACTGTCCTGAAAattgtgaaataaaaaataaaaatggctgCAATGAGTGTTTCTGTCCCGATTGCCAGCCGATTCAGTACTGCCCAGATGGTTGTCCAAGGAAACTAAATGAAAATGGCTGTGAGGTCTGTGATTGCCCTGCTTGTAAACCTGTTGTTAACTGTCCAGATCAATGTGACATAGTCAAGAGCAGCGTAGGTTGTGATGTATGCTACTGCCCCCTCTGTCAGCCATTGCTTGATTGCCCTCATGAATGCTCCACGAAGACAGACGGAAATGAGTGTGACGTATGTGATTGCCCATTGTGTGAACCCGTGCGCAACTGCTCACCTTCATGCCAAATGAAAAAAGACAGCAAGGGTTGTGACATTTGTTTCTGCCCTGTATGCCAGCCGCTGACAAACTGCCCTGACAATTGCAATGTGGTTACGGATATTGATGGCTGCCAGAAATGCAAATGCAAGTTATGCCAGCCAATAAAAGACTGCCCAGGCAATTGCTCAGTGAAAGTGGATGAAATTGGCTGCAATGTATGTGACTGCCCCGAGTACCAAGAGGAAATTCAGTGCCCAGAAAACTGCCAAATCGCCGTAAGTGCAGGAGGCTATAAGCACTGTAACTGCAAAGTGTGTCAGCCAGTGGAGTCGTGCCTTCCACACTGTCGGAGAGAGATAGACGAATCTGGATGCGAAGTGTGCAATTGTGGCCTGAAATTTATTGAGCATGGGTTATGA